A window from Peromyscus eremicus chromosome 5, PerEre_H2_v1, whole genome shotgun sequence encodes these proteins:
- the Trmt1 gene encoding tRNA (guanine(26)-N(2))-dimethyltransferase isoform X3 has protein sequence MLMYQHQKASERFDVIDLDPYGSPAPFLDAAVQAVSDGGLLCVTCTDMAVLAGNSGETCYSKYGAMALKSRACHEMALRIVLHSLDLHANCYQRFVVPLLSISADFYVRVFVRVFTGQAKVKSSASKQALVYQCVGCGAFYLQRLGKASGDPAGRVKFSAACGPPVTPECEHCGQRHQLGGPMWADPIHDLDFVGRVLEAVTTNPGRFHTSKRIQGVLSVVTEELPDVPLYYTLDQLSSTIHCNTPRLLQLRSALLHAGFRVSLSHACKNAVKTDAPPLAVWDIMRCWEKECPVKRERLSETSPAFRILAVEPRLKANFNIREDANPSSRQQGLKRFQANPEANWGPRPRARPGGKAASKDLEGRRRLLQSKRKEPAEDPAQRAARLKTFPCKRFKEGTCQRGDQCCYSHSPTPPVASADPPLTDCPETTPKILPGPDAAAGGGTAAPGVD, from the exons ATGCTGATGTACCAACACCAAAAGGCATCTGAGCGTTTTGATGTCATTGACCTGGACCCTTATGGCAGCCCTGCCCCCTTCCTGGACGCAGCAGTACAGGCTGTGAGTGACGGAG GACTGCTGTGTGTCACCTGCACGGACATGGCAGTATTGGCAGGGAACAGCGGGGAGACATGCTACAGCAAGTATGGAGCCATGGCCCTCAAGAGCCGGGCCTGCCATGAGATG GCCCTGAGAATTGTGCTGCATAGCCTGGACCTGCATGCCAACTGCTACCAGCGCTTCGTGGTGCCGCTGCTCAGCATCAGTGCCGACTTCTATGTCCGGGTTTTTGTGCGCGTTTTCACAGGCCAGGCCAAGGTTAAGTCCTCAGCCAG CAAGCAGGCCCTGGTGTACCAGTGTGTGGGTTGTGGAGCCTTCTACCTGCAACGCCTTGGCAAAGCGTCGGGAGACCCTGCTGGCAG GGTCAAGTTCTCTGCTGCCTGTGGTCCTCCAGTGACCCCTGAGTGTGAACACTGTGGACAGCGACACCAG CTTGGAGGCCCCATGTGGGCAGACCCCATCCATGACCTGGACTTTGTGGGCCGAGTTCTTGAGGCAGTGACCACTAATCCTGGCCGCTTCCACACCTCCAAGCGGATCCAAGGTGTCTTGAGTGTTGTTACTGAG GAACTTCCCGATGTCCCTCTCTACTACACACTGGACCAACTGAGCAGCACCATCCACTGCAACACACCCCGCCTTCTGCAGCTTCG GTCAGCTCTCCTCCACGCTGGCTTCCGAGTCTCTCTCTCCCATGCTTGTAAGAATGCAGTGAAGACAGATGCTCCCCCGCTAGCTGTCTGGGACATCATGCGTTGCTGG GAGAAGGAGTGTCCCGTGAAACGGGAGCGGCTGTCGGAAACAAGCCCGGCGTTCCGAATTCTGGCTGTGGAGCCCAG GCTGAAGGCCAACTTCAACATCCGGGAAGATGCCAACCCCAGCTCCCGCCAGCAAGGACTCAAGCGCTTCCAGGCCAATCCAGAAGCCAACTGGGGTCCCCGGCCCCGTGCCCGGCCAGG GGGCAAGGCAGCAAGTAAAGATCTGGAGGGGAGGCGGAGGCTGCTACAGAGTAAGCGGAAGGAGCCTGCGGAGGACCCGGCCCAGAGGGCAGCTCGCCTCAAGACATTTCCTTGCAAACGATTCAAGGAG GGCACCTGTCAGCGAGGGGACCAGTGCTGTTATTCACACAGTCCTACACCACCTGTGGCCTCTGCGGATCCTCCCCTCACGGACTGTCCAGAGACCACCCCCAAGATCCTCCCCGGACCAGATGCTGCTGCTGGGGGGGGCACTGCTGCGCCAGGTGTGGACTGA
- the Trmt1 gene encoding tRNA (guanine(26)-N(2))-dimethyltransferase isoform X2, producing MSHTRTVLWLSRPLRQARILCRTQFMEQKAQGPPSPPAMENGTQPCEERPPAAPEATITEGAAKIVFPNANEVFYNPVQEFNRDLTCAVITEFARTHLGAKGIQIKVPGEKDLKKVCVNLCEQEEEKAEQKEDENLTPGDQPSTAAVGEICEEGLRVLEGLAASGLRSIRFALEVPGLQSVVANDASARAVELIDRNVHLNGVAHLVQPNQADARMLMYQHQKASERFDVIDLDPYGSPAPFLDAAVQAVSDGGLLCVTCTDMAVLAGNSGETCYSKYGAMALKSRACHEMALRIVLHSLDLHANCYQRFVVPLLSISADFYVRVFVRVFTGQAKVKSSASKQALVYQCVGCGAFYLQRLGKASGDPAGRVKFSAACGPPVTPECEHCGQRHQLGGPMWADPIHDLDFVGRVLEAVTTNPGRFHTSKRIQGVLSVVTEELPDVPLYYTLDQLSSTIHCNTPRLLQLRSALLHAGFRVSLSHACKNAVKTDAPPLAVWDIMRCWEKECPVKRERLSETSPAFRILAVEPRLKANFNIREDANPSSRQQGLKRFQANPEANWGPRPRARPGGKAASKDLEGRRRLLQSKRKEPAEDPAQRAARLKTFPCKRFKEGTCQRGDQCCYSHSPTPPVASADPPLTDCPETTPKILPGPDAAAGGGTAAPGVD from the exons ATGTCCCACACGAGGACGGTCCTGTGGCTAAGCCGCCCTCTCCGTCAGGCCCGCATCCTCTGTAGAACTCAGTTCATGGAACAGAAGGCCCAGGGGCCGCCCTCTCCACCAGCGATGGAGAACGGCACACAGCCCTGCGAAGAGCGCCCACCCGCGGCCCCGGAGGCGACTATCACCGAGGGCGCCGCCAAGATCGTCTTCCCCAACGCCAACGAGGTTTTCTACAACCCAGTGCAGGAGTTCAACCGGGACCTGAC ATGTGCCGTGATCACTGAGTTTGCTCGAACTCATCTTGGGGCCAAGGGAATCCAGA TCAAGGTACCAGGAGAGAAGGACTTGAAGAAAGTGTGTGTGAACTTGTGTgagcaagaagaggaaaaggCTGAACAGAAAGAGGATGAAAACCTGACCCCAGGAGACCAGCCTTCGACAGCTGCAGTTGGTGAGATCTGTGAG GAAGGTCTACGGGTGCTAGAAGGCCTGGCAGCATCTGGTCTGCGCTCCATCCGATTCGCCCTAGAGGTTCCTGGCCTCCAGTCTGTGGTTGCCAATGATGCCTCTGCCCGGGCTGTAGAGCTTATTGACCGAAACGTGCACCTCAATGGGGTAGCACATCTTGTACAGCCCAACCAGGCGGATGCCCG GATGCTGATGTACCAACACCAAAAGGCATCTGAGCGTTTTGATGTCATTGACCTGGACCCTTATGGCAGCCCTGCCCCCTTCCTGGACGCAGCAGTACAGGCTGTGAGTGACGGAG GACTGCTGTGTGTCACCTGCACGGACATGGCAGTATTGGCAGGGAACAGCGGGGAGACATGCTACAGCAAGTATGGAGCCATGGCCCTCAAGAGCCGGGCCTGCCATGAGATG GCCCTGAGAATTGTGCTGCATAGCCTGGACCTGCATGCCAACTGCTACCAGCGCTTCGTGGTGCCGCTGCTCAGCATCAGTGCCGACTTCTATGTCCGGGTTTTTGTGCGCGTTTTCACAGGCCAGGCCAAGGTTAAGTCCTCAGCCAG CAAGCAGGCCCTGGTGTACCAGTGTGTGGGTTGTGGAGCCTTCTACCTGCAACGCCTTGGCAAAGCGTCGGGAGACCCTGCTGGCAG GGTCAAGTTCTCTGCTGCCTGTGGTCCTCCAGTGACCCCTGAGTGTGAACACTGTGGACAGCGACACCAG CTTGGAGGCCCCATGTGGGCAGACCCCATCCATGACCTGGACTTTGTGGGCCGAGTTCTTGAGGCAGTGACCACTAATCCTGGCCGCTTCCACACCTCCAAGCGGATCCAAGGTGTCTTGAGTGTTGTTACTGAG GAACTTCCCGATGTCCCTCTCTACTACACACTGGACCAACTGAGCAGCACCATCCACTGCAACACACCCCGCCTTCTGCAGCTTCG GTCAGCTCTCCTCCACGCTGGCTTCCGAGTCTCTCTCTCCCATGCTTGTAAGAATGCAGTGAAGACAGATGCTCCCCCGCTAGCTGTCTGGGACATCATGCGTTGCTGG GAGAAGGAGTGTCCCGTGAAACGGGAGCGGCTGTCGGAAACAAGCCCGGCGTTCCGAATTCTGGCTGTGGAGCCCAG GCTGAAGGCCAACTTCAACATCCGGGAAGATGCCAACCCCAGCTCCCGCCAGCAAGGACTCAAGCGCTTCCAGGCCAATCCAGAAGCCAACTGGGGTCCCCGGCCCCGTGCCCGGCCAGG GGGCAAGGCAGCAAGTAAAGATCTGGAGGGGAGGCGGAGGCTGCTACAGAGTAAGCGGAAGGAGCCTGCGGAGGACCCGGCCCAGAGGGCAGCTCGCCTCAAGACATTTCCTTGCAAACGATTCAAGGAG GGCACCTGTCAGCGAGGGGACCAGTGCTGTTATTCACACAGTCCTACACCACCTGTGGCCTCTGCGGATCCTCCCCTCACGGACTGTCCAGAGACCACCCCCAAGATCCTCCCCGGACCAGATGCTGCTGCTGGGGGGGGCACTGCTGCGCCAGGTGTGGACTGA
- the Trmt1 gene encoding tRNA (guanine(26)-N(2))-dimethyltransferase isoform X1, protein MGPPSLLTWPLPGPNARSVHRDLCPVSREARILCRTQFMEQKAQGPPSPPAMENGTQPCEERPPAAPEATITEGAAKIVFPNANEVFYNPVQEFNRDLTCAVITEFARTHLGAKGIQIKVPGEKDLKKVCVNLCEQEEEKAEQKEDENLTPGDQPSTAAVGEICEEGLRVLEGLAASGLRSIRFALEVPGLQSVVANDASARAVELIDRNVHLNGVAHLVQPNQADARMLMYQHQKASERFDVIDLDPYGSPAPFLDAAVQAVSDGGLLCVTCTDMAVLAGNSGETCYSKYGAMALKSRACHEMALRIVLHSLDLHANCYQRFVVPLLSISADFYVRVFVRVFTGQAKVKSSASKQALVYQCVGCGAFYLQRLGKASGDPAGRVKFSAACGPPVTPECEHCGQRHQLGGPMWADPIHDLDFVGRVLEAVTTNPGRFHTSKRIQGVLSVVTEELPDVPLYYTLDQLSSTIHCNTPRLLQLRSALLHAGFRVSLSHACKNAVKTDAPPLAVWDIMRCWEKECPVKRERLSETSPAFRILAVEPRLKANFNIREDANPSSRQQGLKRFQANPEANWGPRPRARPGGKAASKDLEGRRRLLQSKRKEPAEDPAQRAARLKTFPCKRFKEGTCQRGDQCCYSHSPTPPVASADPPLTDCPETTPKILPGPDAAAGGGTAAPGVD, encoded by the exons ATGGGCCCGCCCTCTTTGCTAACATGGCCGCTTCCAGGTCCTAATGCGCGAAGCGTGCACCGCGACTTGTGTCCTGTGAGCAGAGAG GCCCGCATCCTCTGTAGAACTCAGTTCATGGAACAGAAGGCCCAGGGGCCGCCCTCTCCACCAGCGATGGAGAACGGCACACAGCCCTGCGAAGAGCGCCCACCCGCGGCCCCGGAGGCGACTATCACCGAGGGCGCCGCCAAGATCGTCTTCCCCAACGCCAACGAGGTTTTCTACAACCCAGTGCAGGAGTTCAACCGGGACCTGAC ATGTGCCGTGATCACTGAGTTTGCTCGAACTCATCTTGGGGCCAAGGGAATCCAGA TCAAGGTACCAGGAGAGAAGGACTTGAAGAAAGTGTGTGTGAACTTGTGTgagcaagaagaggaaaaggCTGAACAGAAAGAGGATGAAAACCTGACCCCAGGAGACCAGCCTTCGACAGCTGCAGTTGGTGAGATCTGTGAG GAAGGTCTACGGGTGCTAGAAGGCCTGGCAGCATCTGGTCTGCGCTCCATCCGATTCGCCCTAGAGGTTCCTGGCCTCCAGTCTGTGGTTGCCAATGATGCCTCTGCCCGGGCTGTAGAGCTTATTGACCGAAACGTGCACCTCAATGGGGTAGCACATCTTGTACAGCCCAACCAGGCGGATGCCCG GATGCTGATGTACCAACACCAAAAGGCATCTGAGCGTTTTGATGTCATTGACCTGGACCCTTATGGCAGCCCTGCCCCCTTCCTGGACGCAGCAGTACAGGCTGTGAGTGACGGAG GACTGCTGTGTGTCACCTGCACGGACATGGCAGTATTGGCAGGGAACAGCGGGGAGACATGCTACAGCAAGTATGGAGCCATGGCCCTCAAGAGCCGGGCCTGCCATGAGATG GCCCTGAGAATTGTGCTGCATAGCCTGGACCTGCATGCCAACTGCTACCAGCGCTTCGTGGTGCCGCTGCTCAGCATCAGTGCCGACTTCTATGTCCGGGTTTTTGTGCGCGTTTTCACAGGCCAGGCCAAGGTTAAGTCCTCAGCCAG CAAGCAGGCCCTGGTGTACCAGTGTGTGGGTTGTGGAGCCTTCTACCTGCAACGCCTTGGCAAAGCGTCGGGAGACCCTGCTGGCAG GGTCAAGTTCTCTGCTGCCTGTGGTCCTCCAGTGACCCCTGAGTGTGAACACTGTGGACAGCGACACCAG CTTGGAGGCCCCATGTGGGCAGACCCCATCCATGACCTGGACTTTGTGGGCCGAGTTCTTGAGGCAGTGACCACTAATCCTGGCCGCTTCCACACCTCCAAGCGGATCCAAGGTGTCTTGAGTGTTGTTACTGAG GAACTTCCCGATGTCCCTCTCTACTACACACTGGACCAACTGAGCAGCACCATCCACTGCAACACACCCCGCCTTCTGCAGCTTCG GTCAGCTCTCCTCCACGCTGGCTTCCGAGTCTCTCTCTCCCATGCTTGTAAGAATGCAGTGAAGACAGATGCTCCCCCGCTAGCTGTCTGGGACATCATGCGTTGCTGG GAGAAGGAGTGTCCCGTGAAACGGGAGCGGCTGTCGGAAACAAGCCCGGCGTTCCGAATTCTGGCTGTGGAGCCCAG GCTGAAGGCCAACTTCAACATCCGGGAAGATGCCAACCCCAGCTCCCGCCAGCAAGGACTCAAGCGCTTCCAGGCCAATCCAGAAGCCAACTGGGGTCCCCGGCCCCGTGCCCGGCCAGG GGGCAAGGCAGCAAGTAAAGATCTGGAGGGGAGGCGGAGGCTGCTACAGAGTAAGCGGAAGGAGCCTGCGGAGGACCCGGCCCAGAGGGCAGCTCGCCTCAAGACATTTCCTTGCAAACGATTCAAGGAG GGCACCTGTCAGCGAGGGGACCAGTGCTGTTATTCACACAGTCCTACACCACCTGTGGCCTCTGCGGATCCTCCCCTCACGGACTGTCCAGAGACCACCCCCAAGATCCTCCCCGGACCAGATGCTGCTGCTGGGGGGGGCACTGCTGCGCCAGGTGTGGACTGA
- the Trmt1 gene encoding tRNA (guanine(26)-N(2))-dimethyltransferase isoform X4, translating to MAVLAGNSGETCYSKYGAMALKSRACHEMALRIVLHSLDLHANCYQRFVVPLLSISADFYVRVFVRVFTGQAKVKSSASKQALVYQCVGCGAFYLQRLGKASGDPAGRVKFSAACGPPVTPECEHCGQRHQLGGPMWADPIHDLDFVGRVLEAVTTNPGRFHTSKRIQGVLSVVTEELPDVPLYYTLDQLSSTIHCNTPRLLQLRSALLHAGFRVSLSHACKNAVKTDAPPLAVWDIMRCWEKECPVKRERLSETSPAFRILAVEPRLKANFNIREDANPSSRQQGLKRFQANPEANWGPRPRARPGGKAASKDLEGRRRLLQSKRKEPAEDPAQRAARLKTFPCKRFKEGTCQRGDQCCYSHSPTPPVASADPPLTDCPETTPKILPGPDAAAGGGTAAPGVD from the exons ATGGCAGTATTGGCAGGGAACAGCGGGGAGACATGCTACAGCAAGTATGGAGCCATGGCCCTCAAGAGCCGGGCCTGCCATGAGATG GCCCTGAGAATTGTGCTGCATAGCCTGGACCTGCATGCCAACTGCTACCAGCGCTTCGTGGTGCCGCTGCTCAGCATCAGTGCCGACTTCTATGTCCGGGTTTTTGTGCGCGTTTTCACAGGCCAGGCCAAGGTTAAGTCCTCAGCCAG CAAGCAGGCCCTGGTGTACCAGTGTGTGGGTTGTGGAGCCTTCTACCTGCAACGCCTTGGCAAAGCGTCGGGAGACCCTGCTGGCAG GGTCAAGTTCTCTGCTGCCTGTGGTCCTCCAGTGACCCCTGAGTGTGAACACTGTGGACAGCGACACCAG CTTGGAGGCCCCATGTGGGCAGACCCCATCCATGACCTGGACTTTGTGGGCCGAGTTCTTGAGGCAGTGACCACTAATCCTGGCCGCTTCCACACCTCCAAGCGGATCCAAGGTGTCTTGAGTGTTGTTACTGAG GAACTTCCCGATGTCCCTCTCTACTACACACTGGACCAACTGAGCAGCACCATCCACTGCAACACACCCCGCCTTCTGCAGCTTCG GTCAGCTCTCCTCCACGCTGGCTTCCGAGTCTCTCTCTCCCATGCTTGTAAGAATGCAGTGAAGACAGATGCTCCCCCGCTAGCTGTCTGGGACATCATGCGTTGCTGG GAGAAGGAGTGTCCCGTGAAACGGGAGCGGCTGTCGGAAACAAGCCCGGCGTTCCGAATTCTGGCTGTGGAGCCCAG GCTGAAGGCCAACTTCAACATCCGGGAAGATGCCAACCCCAGCTCCCGCCAGCAAGGACTCAAGCGCTTCCAGGCCAATCCAGAAGCCAACTGGGGTCCCCGGCCCCGTGCCCGGCCAGG GGGCAAGGCAGCAAGTAAAGATCTGGAGGGGAGGCGGAGGCTGCTACAGAGTAAGCGGAAGGAGCCTGCGGAGGACCCGGCCCAGAGGGCAGCTCGCCTCAAGACATTTCCTTGCAAACGATTCAAGGAG GGCACCTGTCAGCGAGGGGACCAGTGCTGTTATTCACACAGTCCTACACCACCTGTGGCCTCTGCGGATCCTCCCCTCACGGACTGTCCAGAGACCACCCCCAAGATCCTCCCCGGACCAGATGCTGCTGCTGGGGGGGGCACTGCTGCGCCAGGTGTGGACTGA